Sequence from the Orcinus orca chromosome 11, mOrcOrc1.1, whole genome shotgun sequence genome:
TGTATATCTGGATTCTTGGGACTCCTTGGCCTAGGGGACTACAAAATACCCAGTAGGGTCAGAGTAATTTCTTACAGTCCTCTGTCTTAATCTGGTCTACTTTGGGATTTGtctgtgttctcatttcaatctcattTCTCCGTTAACTTCctctttacactttttttttcctgtttttttctctaCCTCTTTCATATCATGGCTGCTCTTTAGGCATATATTGATAACAACTAATATTGAGATAtcctttaatatattaaattgaTCTTTTCTGTGAATCAGGGTCATTAAATAACAatagctgtctttttgttttttaaacactttggcagtttctttttttcattttttattttcttttttaaaatttatttatttatttatttttggctgtgttgggtcttcgtttctgtgcaagggctttctctagttgcggcaagcgggggccactcttcatcgcggtgcgtgggcctctcactattgcggcctctcttgttgggagcacaggctccagacgcacaggctcagtagttgtggctcacgggcctagctgctccgtggcatgtgggatcttcccagaccagggctcgaacctgtgtccactgcattggcaggcagattctcaaccactgcgccaccagggaagcccaacaataccTGTCTTACTATTCGTTAATACTATGTTACACAAATGTGTCACTTAATCCTCAGGGctactctatgaggtaggtattttttccattttataaaggtgagggcttccctggtggcacagtggttgggaatccgcctgccaatgcaggggacacgggttcgagccctggtccgggaagatcccacatgcctcgcagcagctaagcctgtgcaccacaactgctgagcacgcgtgccacaactactgaagcctgcacacctggaccccgtgctccacaacaagagaagccccgcttgctgcaactagagaaggcccgcacaCAGCACCGAGGgtccaacacagccaagaataatacataaattaaataaataaattttttaaaaaaaggtggaaGGTAAGGCTCATCAGAGAAATTTTCTTGATATCATATTAGTAATGATTAGTACCTTTATATTCATTGATATAGCACTTTTTGTCAAATATTTGAGTTctttgtattatctcatttaatcctcacaacaaccttatgaatTAGGTACTCATAggctattatcccattttacagatgaggaaacaaatgcACAGGTAGATTTAGTAAATTGTCCAAAGATTTAAAGCTAGTAAtcagaactataaaataaatcCAGTGAATTGGACTCCACAGCCTTTGTTCCTCTACACCTCCTCCTGTATGGTTTTTCTGTCTTTACTAGGATTGCAGATATTTTTAGCCCTGATTTGATCCCAAAGCAATTTGCTATAGTGAAAAAATAATGTTTCCCCATATATGTCACAGAGTATGATGTTTATGGGGTCACTAGAATCAACCTTGGAGAAGGGAAAGATTAATTTGAACAAGCAAAGTATAATCCAAGCAACGCTTAGGTTTTGGGGATAGGTTTACGTGCTGTGATCATGCTAACACTTCTTTGAATCTCACAGTTCCTTTCCCGCCAGAGTCAGGATGATGAAATATATTCAGGTTTGGATGATTGGACACTCAAAGTCccaactttctctctctctctgtctcctcctccaccaccagctTTCCTAGCCGCTTGGAAGGTAGAGAAGGTGgttcagttttattctttcatcaAGTATTTATTGCTTGAAGACTTATCCCCTATACCATCTACCGGAGATTCCCGCATGTGTTTAGAAGGTACaccttctttctctgcctctaacTTGGAGGGCTACAGCTGTTAGGCCCTTTCAGTGTGGAGGGTAGTCTAATCCCTAGGCACCAGGAAGACAGCTGCAAGTTGAGAGTAAGTCAGGCCTACTGACTCAGACTTGATAGATTTTCAGACTTGGAGAGGTGGCAGAAGAAAAGTGAAAGAATTAATACTCAATGTGGTCTGTTTctctattacctttttttttttttttgcggtacgcgggcctctcactcttgtggccactcccgttgcggagcacaggctcagcggccatggcttacgggcctagccgctccgcggcatgtgggatcttcctggaccggggcacgaacccgcatcccctgcatcagcaggcagactctcaaccactgcgccgccagggaagccctctctattACCTTTGATCAGAAATGAGAAAGGATGGATTTTCTGATCATTGGACCCTGGTTATATTTTCAGAAATGGTCGTGTAAGAAGGATATAGAACCAGAAGCTATCCCTCTACTCTTAGGATGGGTGACTCTTATCCCATACCCCTAGAGtgaatttctcattttgaaaGCTAGAAAAAAGGGGATAAAAAAAGGACAGCACCAGGACACCAAGGAGATAGGAGGGATCTAGGATACTTTTGGGTGGATCTGGTGCTCTTCAAGCCAACTAAAAGTTGATGAATATGCTGTTCTTTGAAGACCTGGTGGGGAATGATTGGGAGATTAAAAACTACTCTCACATGGTTTTCAGTCTCTCCATTTCAGCACACTCTACTTTAGATGCAATTCTTATTTTACTGTTCCCCAGTCTTACCAGTGAGTGTCAGGTGCCTGGGACCCTCTCAGTGGTGTAACCTTTTAATGGTGGGTGATTGTAAGAGTTAAGTCCTCATAggagcaaagaaatgaagagattcTGTCCTTTTTCTAAAAAGTGATTGCAGCTGTAATGGCCCTGTGTTTAATTttacctcctttttttcttgcagGACTGTTGAAGCCTGgaagtcccctcccctcccccctcccccctctgccGCTCTGTGGCATCCCCCTCCCTCTACCCTTTCCCATTCTGATAATCTAGCCATGACTAGCAGAAGCACAGCCAGGCCCAATGGGCAGCCCCAGGCCAGCAAAATATGCCAATTCAAATTGGTCCTGTTGGGTGAATCTGCAGTGGGGAAGTCTAGCCTGGTATTACGTTTTGTCAAAGGGCAGTTCCACGAGTACCAGGAGAGCACCATTGGAGGTGAGTACTTCAGGGAGAGAAGAGTTTCAATGTTTAGAAGGGCTTTTGAAGGGAGATCTAGGGATCTGTTTGTGGAACTGGCCCTCTTAGCTCCCTGGAATGGAAAtcctttaagaaacaaaaaaaattgccATAATGCCCAAAAGCAAGTCCATGTTCATCCTCTTACTTCCTAGAAGAAAGTTAGAAAGGTTGGCCTTTGAGCACCAAGAAAACCACTAatttttttatctgttttcctCCTCCCACTCTCATCTTAATGCCAGTGAAGTTCAGTTGAGTGTCATCTTGAGCAGGGTTGGTTTGGGGCAGTGGCTCATAATCAGAGatgtacatcagaatcacctagggagcATTTTCATCCTATGCATGCTTGGGCCCTACCCTAGATCTACTGATTAGTATTGGAGGTAGAGTGAGGTTGGTGGCAGTGTAGACATGTATGTTTGGAAAAGCTCCTTAGCTGATCCTGATGCACATATCTGGTAAAATAGAGGTTAGAACTAAATACAAAACGTAAAGGAATCTGCTTTTCCCACCTTTGCTACCTTCTCTTTGCCACTACCCCAAAATAGGGTGGTAATTCAATAAAGGGTCTTTTATGAGAACTCCCATGTTAACTCCTTCCCCACTTTTATTGGGGGGGTGACTTATTTCCAAGTCACCTTGGAAATGTGTTCTTTGACCAGCAGAGGTAATATGAAAAAGTAACAGCCAAATAATACTGATAATGGTGGGACCTCACAACAGGCTTTAAAATCGtctaatcagttttttttttaattattttatttatttatttttggctgtgttgggtcttcgttcctgcgtgcaggctttctctagttgcggcgagcgggggctactctttgttgtggtgcgcgggcttctcattgcagtggctttgcttgttgcagagcacgggctctaggcgcgtgagcttcagtagttgtggcaggcaggctcagttgtggctcacaggctctaaagtgtgggctcagtagttgtggcacacgggcttagttgctccgcggcatgtgagatcttcccggaccagggcttgaacccgtgtcccctgcattggcaggcggattcttaaccactgtgccaccagggaagtccctgtctaatcagttcttttttttttttcttcggtacgcgggcctctcactgttgtggcctcttccgttgcagagcacaggctctggatgcgcaggctcagcggccatggctcacgggcccagccgctccgcggcatatgggatcttcccagactggggcacgaacccgtgtcccctgcatcggcaggcggaccctcaaccactgcgccaccagggaagccctctaatcaGTTCTTGATGTGACTTTTATCTGAAGCTTATTATCTCCGTCATTATCTCTTACTCCTCTATTTTGGTTAGAAGAGGGATGACTCTGGTATAAGTGCCAGTTCTTTCTGTCCCTCAGAGTTTATGATGTTCCCCCATTCCTTAGCTAGAGAAACTTCTGGCAGGGAGGACTTAGCCAAGAGCAGGCTTAATTCTGGTTCCAAGATCTGAAGGAAAATGCTAAACCTTTCTTGTGTGTAAGGAGGAGAATGCTAAACCTTTCCTGTAGCTGAATGGCCTGGGTGGTGACTTGTCTTAGACCCAAAGTAGAGATATTTTGAAGGAGGGTGGGATGTTCCCATGCATCCTCCCACTTACAACAACTTCTCTGTTCTCTTATTCGTAGCGGCCTTCCTCACCCAGTCGGTTTGTTTAGATGACACAACAGTCAAGTTTGAGATCTGGGACACAGCTGGGCAGGAGCGATACCATAGCTTGGCCCCCATGTACTACAGAGGTGCCCAAGCTGCAATTGTGGTTTATGACATTACTAATCAGGTAAGTGGGCCGAGAAGATTGTCCTTGCTTTTATTTATAGGAATTAAAATAGGTGGGGGAGAGAAAACTTGTTCTTGAAATAGCAAAATAAGAATACAGATTATGCTTCCAAGTGCTGAGAAGACAGGTAATGAATTACCAGAGACAGGTGGTTTCAATGAGTGAAGGCTGCTTAGAAGAGGTGAGTTTTGAGACTGGGCTTTGAAGTTGATGGGCCTGGATTGGCAGTCAGTAGGCTGAATGAGCCAGCCTACTCATTCTCATCCTTGTGTTTTCCTAGGAAACCTTCGCCCGAGCAAAGACATGGGTAAAGGAACTACAGCGACAGGCCAGTCCTAGCATCGTTATTGCCCTGGCGGGGAACAAAGCTGACCTGGCCAACAAGCGCATGGTGGAGTACGAAGTAAGGTGGCCACAGAGTCCCTCTCTGACACACTCCCTCTGTGCTTGGGACCTCTTTTTACCAAACCTGCCCTTTCTGAAAATCTCATCTCAggacattcatcatctcattccCCAGTTCTGCACCAAGTTAAATACAGCAACACTGTGACCCTAATGCCAGCCAGGAGATTTTAGAGGAGTCAGAAGAAAATTCCAGAGCAGAGGGGTAGGGAAGTACCAGTACCAGCTGTGGGGGTACCAGTatgaaaagaggaaggagggagcagTTGAATTTGAGGTAAGGGATACTCAAGTGTCAGAACCCAAAAGCCCCCAACCAACTTACCTCCTCCCCAGTAATTAAGATTCCTGACATCTATTTGTTGGATTAAGTGCTTTAGACCATGGGTTATCCCTTGAGGGAGTCATCTCCAAAATATGGGTCCAGGGCCAGCTGGCTCAGAGGGGCAGTTAAGGGGAGGGAACCTAGGATATTGTCTAGCTCTGGTGCTACGTGGGAGTGGAAAGGCAGTACTTGTTCCTGCCCTACAGTCTGAGTACCAGTACACCCCACCCCTTGCAGGAGGCCCAGGCGTATGCAGATGACAACAGCTTATTGTTTATGGAGACTTCAGCCAAGACAGCTATGAACGTGAACGATCTCTTCCTGGCAATAGGTAAGGTCAGAGCAGCCTAAGGTCTTCCTGTGTGTTTTCCCTTGCCTCTAGGCAAGATGACTAACCCAAGTCATAAGGATAAATGGGAGCGTCTCCTCTTATGAAAACTTCAGGTGTGGAAATACCTTAACTTTCCATTGTGACCTCCATCCTTTGGCTGCAGTTTGAGCCCCCTCATCTTCAATGTAGTTTACAATGAACCCTCCCCTCTTCGGAGCATTCTTTTAGTTTCTCGCATTTCCACTTTCCCCCAATAGTCTTTTTCTGGGGGGATGAGTAAAATCTACCATACTTTGTTCCCTTCTGTTTTTATCTCTAGCTAAGAAGTTGCCAAAGAGTGAACCCCAGAATCTGGGGGGTGCAGCAGGCCGAAGCCGGGGTGTGGATCTCCATGAGCAGTCCCAGCAGAACAAGAGCCAGTGTTGTAGCAACTGATGGGGTGGCTAGCGGCAAACAAGTATGGAGCTAGCACGAGAGCTCAGAAATAACCTCCATCCCCACCGCTCAGCACACAGCCCCTACGGTAACAGCACACTGGGCCCTGGCTCCCAAGGGCTGCCTCTTGACAGCTCCGTCATGGCACTTTTTAACGCTTCAGCAACAACACCAGGCAGCTGTTGCCACTGGCCTCCTACCCCTGCTCTGGGGCTTGGGGGTCAGATCCCCCAGGACTTACCTTCCAAAACAAACTTTCTTCACTTTGTATTATAGGTGCAAGACAGTGACCTAAttatctttcctcctcctccccattttttcagaaaactctttttttgtctcctgccccttccccttctgCTTTTGGTCAGTCTCTCTTCttgattcccttttcttcctctccccaggATGGAGAAGGTAGTGAACCCAGGAAGTGAGGAAGGAGGTTTCCAGTTCAGTCACATTAAGGACCCTGGGGGAAAGTAAGGCTCAGAGCAAGGGGGAGTAAGGaaacatttcctttttgtttttatttggttggAGTTTCTCATATTTGAAAACACTGAGTTGGCCTTGTGGAGGGTGTTTCTAGGTAGAGGTGAGAATGTGAAGGCAAGCTCTCAGGCACCAGGTTGGAGTCTTGTTAGCTAACTGGGCAGAGGTGGAAGAGGTGGAGATGCAGTGTCATCTGTGGCTCAGGAACTCTTCTAAGGCTTACTTTCCCCTCACCCAGCCTCTTAGGTAGCTTCTTCCCCATAGTGGGGGAGATTCTGGACCCCAGAGTCCTCCAAAGAATCTTCACTGGTTGCCTGCATCTTTGGCTCTGCTGTGATCAAATGGAGGAGGGACCAGTTTCTGACACCCATCCTCTGACTTAcacatatgcatttttttctctctggcctTCAGATGGCCTCAGCCCCAGCCACGATATCCCCCTGAAGTTTGCACTTTAATTGATGGTAGTTCAGTTGTGATACTTGTTTTATGGGGGTTTTGATTGATTTACCTGCCCTCTTAACTTTTTAATTAAGTGGAATCCGAGGTGTATATGAGGTTAGGGGAGGGGCTGTAGAGAACAGTACCGGTGGCAGCTACTCAAGCCCAGTCTCCACTGCTAGCTTCCTCCAACTCTGATTCTTACTTCACCTGTATTCTTGCCAGCCTAACTCTTGGGTATAGGTTTACCTTTCCTGAGGAATTAACTGAGCAACTGGAGAGCAGTCTCAGGATAGCATAGGCCGTTGTAGGGGAGTGAAGAGGAGtcagcaagagggaggagttttCTGTCCTTTCCCAGGGTTCCCATTCAATTTGATCCACCCATTACCATGTCTTTTCTACTTCCCTGTAAATAGGTATGATCTTTATTCCCACTGTACAGTCTGTTCTGCTCCCCACCTCCCATCAGGccctatttcttttctcctttgttagtATCTTCAGTTTGGTCCCTCCATGCTTACCCCCCAAACCCATCCCCCATGCAACCAGTGGTTTAATCCACGTACCACTAGGGGGGGTAGTACCACAGAGGCCTACTTGTGGCCCCCTAATATAATACCTGTTCCTGTGAACAGGGAACGACTGGCACTGAAGGTCCCTCACAGCTGTCTCACATCACCAGAGTTTGTTGGTCCTTTCTAAATCTCTAGTCTCTCTTCACATCCCTCATCAGGTATTTTAAGATGTGTTTGGGAAGCCATCAAGGCAAGAGAGAACTCTAAATCCTTCTTGTTCTAGCCCAGGGTTTTGAGGAGATTGGGGGGAATAAGAGAGGAGAGGCCATAGTGACCTAGGATTGGAACCTTTCtgcccttttggcttgcagactGCCTTCTGTCCCAGAGAAGCTGAGAAATCCATGAAGCTGAGATTCTGAAGGACCCAGCTTAGGTTCTTCCACTTACACCTAAATTCCCTTCCTTTACCAGGGGCAGCCTTAGTTCCCATGGCCCTGAAACACATACAcattttcccctcctttccccagcACCCACTAGCCCCCTAGAGCAGCCAGTGCATCCTTACAAGTGGAAGAACTACGATGGCTCTCTTAAGTTTCTTAGAAATGAAGTTCTTTCTCTGTGTAGTTTTCCCCATGGAGCAGTAGTGAAGATGTTTCGTTGCCTTGGGGCTGGGAAACCATTTCTCCAGGCTTCGTCTCCCCTCCCCTTAGGAACAGGATTGGCCTTAGCTTCTGGGCCTATCTGCTGCCTTCCTTCTACTTCCTATTAGctcttctgctttcctttgaGCTCTGTTGGGCTTAGGGaatcttagtttttatttcccagctcttcatttttttcttctgatttttttttttttgcttctaagAAAGcatttgccttttttcccctttcttcctctcccaaCATAACAATCGTGGTAACAGAATGCGACTGCTGATTTACCAATGTATTTAATGTaagtaaaaaaggagaaaaaaaaagtgtattggagtgttgctttttttttttttgctacttctCTGTTACTAGAAATTTGGAAGGCAACCCAGTAATGTTTTATTGAATCAGAAACACACCCTCCCTTGCATCCTGGTACCTCCTTAttctcattaatattttcttgAATAGTGAGATAACCCAATTTGGAAAATAGGCCCTTTATTGCTGTTTAATCACTCCTGTTCCCAGGCCACTAGAGAGCTCACCAAATCTGTTCCTAGCTAATTTTTTTAGGCCATCCTAACATGGAAGGGGGTGGTGGTCTGTGGACCTCTGGGCAGACAATTGATGAGATTGGAGGGAGAGGTGGTATTTGTGAATACTTTGAAGTATTATGCAAATATCTATGTGCAGCTTTCTAGGGAGAGGGCCCACTGCCTTAATTAGTATCTCAAAGGGGTCCGTGACCTAAGAAAGTTTTTTAAACATCACTGAGTTAACATTATTGATTGATCATGTGGCTTCTACCCCAACAGGAAAATTTCAGCAGGAAATTCTGCTCGTTTCTTGCTGTCCTTGAAGCCTTCAGTCCCTCAAAGTCTAAGTGGAAGTGGGTGGGGGGGCATGATACAGAGAAAAGATTAGGTATGGTTGCAGGAGGAGTTTTGAATTCCAAAGAATCTGCAGGACAGGAAAGACAGAGCCTGGAATTCAGTCCCATCTCTGACAATTTACCAGCTGTGGTCTTGATCAAGTTACTTAGTTGCTTTCTGCCTCagattcttctgtaaaatgaagaaaatttgaGATTTAAACGTCAATTATATAAAGCATGTGTGTGGCTTTATGTAGGGTGACACTGTTATTGGGCAGAAGTCTCATCCCATGGCTTCAGACAGTCCTTAACTGACTTCTGTATCCTGGGTAGGATAGGTTGGGCGTCAGGCCTCTCCGATGATTTAACTGTACACAGTTGAGTTGGGaatctttctttttccaaaaacCTT
This genomic interval carries:
- the RAB5B gene encoding ras-related protein Rab-5B isoform X2; translation: MTSRSTARPNGQPQASKICQFKLVLLGESAVGKSSLVLRFVKGQFHEYQESTIGAAFLTQSVCLDDTTVKFEIWDTAGQERYHSLAPMYYRGAQAAIVVYDITNQETFARAKTWVKELQRQASPSIVIALAGNKADLANKRMVEYEEAQAYADDNSLLFMETSAKTAMNVNDLFLAIAKKLPKSEPQNLGGAAGRSRGVDLHEQSQQNKSQCCSN
- the RAB5B gene encoding ras-related protein Rab-5B isoform X1, with product MGALRRGPGGLGARSWTVEAWKSPPLPPPPSAALWHPPPSTLSHSDNLAMTSRSTARPNGQPQASKICQFKLVLLGESAVGKSSLVLRFVKGQFHEYQESTIGAAFLTQSVCLDDTTVKFEIWDTAGQERYHSLAPMYYRGAQAAIVVYDITNQETFARAKTWVKELQRQASPSIVIALAGNKADLANKRMVEYEEAQAYADDNSLLFMETSAKTAMNVNDLFLAIAKKLPKSEPQNLGGAAGRSRGVDLHEQSQQNKSQCCSN